GTTGATGACAAGAAAACCAGATTTAAAGATGCAgagataaatgaagaaaaaaatcattgcacATCATCTTCACACAACAACGTACTTTCTCTACAGTTGTATACATAAAGCATAATACATAAACATTAGGCACCTGCCATACCTCTGCTCAGCATTGCACCTTCATTATATATATCATGCTCATATATTTGTCTGTGATCCATATCATAGTAGACTGCAGGTAGAGCAGTTAAAGTCGTAGAAGTTGTTATTGTCTGTGTCAGTAGGTATATACACCAACTTACTATGCTAGTGAAAACAAACGTATTCTGATATAgttataacagtcctgcacgtAATCCCCCAtcagatagatggatagatagatagatagatagatagatagatagatagatagatagatagatactttagtTATAACAAGAGAAATCCAGTGTCCATCACAACATAAATGTTCAGTTTACgttgaaacagtgtcagaaaggtCTTAATTACTAGACCACTGACtaagacagacaaaacaatagaaacataTGTCAGTACAATTCACTGCTACAACTGCAAACCATAGTCCCCAAAatgagaacacaacacaagtcTGTTCTTAAATGCGGAACATGACAACCTGAAACTGTggtgcattttgttttcactgctgtAGACCACCCAGTGGACTGGCAAATTAGTGTACTCTGTTtattctaaatatatatatacatatgtatatataactATTGTAATAcatagtagtagaagtagttattgtctgtgtgtacacacatgcagcaaAGTGGAACTAGGGGGAAGGGTATTTCACACCTTTGTGTATGTGCGTATTAAGACATTTCAGAAGTGGAACTAAACGCGATCTGAATCATATTGTGATTTAAAGTGCTTAAAGCCTCATTTACTCTTATGACctaatatgaaaataaaactcgCCGTTCTCCCAAAGACAAGCCACCGCCTGGTGTAAGCTGACGGCGGTGAGAGGCTAACAGTGGGGAGCCTATGTAGATTTACAGGAGTTAGCTCCTGGCTAGCCACTTCGGTTAGCTTAAGGGGAAGAGGTGTCAGCTGACTAGCCTCAGCCGCTCGCGAGCTAGCCGAGGCAAGCTAACCAACGCAGATGTTACATTGTTGGTTGGCGTAACAGGTGGATTCTGAGCGAAACGGCGAGCTTGGACAGGTGGAgtaagaaaagaatgaaaatgttaGACAGTGTGAACGCCGCACCTTTCGCCTCGCAGTCGGCGCAGTACTTGTTGTCTTCCTCCCTCAGCATTTTGGACAGGATGGCCTGGTGCTGCTCGTTGAGTTTCTGGGCCTTCTCTCTCTCCGAGCGGGTCGTCATGTTCGCGACTTTAGCTGGACTATTTCTAATTAAAAGAACTACACTTTGATCAGTCGACAGTAGAGAGGAGTTTCTGATAAAATAGCATAATCAGAGGGAAGAACGCCTCCGAGTGGGATATGAAAACACCCGGAACCGGAATCTGTACTCCGCCTACAGGAATGCTGGAGCTGACGAGGCAGAGGCACCGGATTGGACGACGGCTGTGACGTTTTCTGACGCACGAAGTTTCTGAAGAATATATTCTCATGAAAATTTTATCATTTGgaatataatacaataatataatattatttggaaatttgaaataaaacacaaactgctatttgtgtgctgttgttgtttctgcacTGGTTAGGTTTTTCCCTTGAACATTAATCATATGGCAACACTGAACTTACTCAAGTTTATTAAACAGGAATGATAAAGAGTATATGATGTGATAGCTAAGTCACTTGATGATACATATAAAGAACGATTctaacttttattattttacataaagGTAATTTTAAGACGAAACCAACACAAAACATCgccaaataaatacagtaatgtACATGTCATTAAATGACAAAAGCAGAGGCAAGACCATATGAAGTCATCCACAATATATGAAGCCTAAAGGGCCGACTTAAACATGACTAACTTTACAAATATGAAACACATACACTAAGCCTTGTTGCTTTCCAAGTGTTAATGATGTACAAGCGCTCAAATTAGGATTGGTGGATGTTGTGGGTGATGCTCGGGATGCCTTATGACCCTCAGAAAAAGGTTTCCAGGCGGATCTTGAAGTTATTTTCCTGATGCCTCACTGCAATCCCGTAGCGGAGCAGCATCTCTACATACGGTGGCCAGAATGTGTCATCGATCGTTACATAGGGGTCATGCGGTGAGTTCAGGACTTTGTTCATGAGCACCTGCGGGTGtacagaaaacagagacagagaatgGCATCAAGGACGTCTGCTGTAACACTTCCAAGTTatagtttgtctttatttcgTCATATACACAGGCCAGAGATAGCTGTAGATAGATGGGCAGTAGCTTGATACTTGAGTATCCCTGGGCAATTTGAGTGGCTGCTCAGTGCTGCAAGTGTGCTCACTAGGATGGGTCAAAAGCAGAGATCAAATACaaatgtacatatgtacatGACCAGTAAAGCTAGTCTGATACTACTGCAACAATTGCGACTGAAAACAACGACTTTCCAAACCTGGACACCTGAATAACCTTCAAAACAGGCAGGTACTCTTTTTCTCAGTGTGAATGTCGTTCTGCACAGACATTTAGAACAGCTTTCCCTTATTATTGTGACTGTCAAGACGCCTCTAATTCAAGGATACAAGTTATCACCCCGAGACTTTTTATCTTCACATTATTGTGAAGTCCTGTTTACATGATGGTACAACTATCAGCACAAGCAAAGATCAAAAAGTCTGACAATTCTGGACGCTAAAATTTACAAATCTTACAGTACTTGTCGTTCAGAGCTGCCTCATGCTGCATTAAAGGTTAGTGCATCACATCTGTGCAGCATATAGAATATAGTTGAGAAGTGACAGACAACTATGTTCACCTTTATTAAAAGGAACTTAGCAGGCTACTGAGATGTCAGTCTACAACTTATCAATGCTATGAGATAATTCCCCTTTAAACTGTTGGTTCGTCTTAGCACTGAAACACATTCGAGAGCAAATGATGTCAAATTTTGTTCTACAATGGGTTCATTTATGATCTcagacagaataaaaagaaaggattaGAACAATGCAATCAAAGCATCACGACAGGAGTggatttattaattatttatcatcAAGCATGATACAGAGGGCAATGGAAACCTCTGACAGGAAAAGGAACAGTGGTGATCTATTATTTATTAGACGTGTGCTTCCCTTGTTGTCAAACAGCTGCTGTACCTTTCAGAGAGCAAGGCCCATGAAGTTAACACCACAGGCACTACCATTATTAGCTGTTTGGTGAAATAAAGTTATTAAGAAATATTTCAACACTAATTAAAAAAGTCAATCCTGCTGATGTTAAGTCATATGGAAACATAATTTGGCTAAGAAAACTGTACAAggacattttgtacatttttgggCAGAAGAGAAACACATCTGTAAGGATGTGAGATCCACCTATTATCTGATGTTGGGAGTTCTGTTGTTTGCTTAGACCTATGGATATTTCCTCCTATGTACATGTCTACAAGGACCCTGAGCTTCAACTATCAATCTATTAAAGATACTTAAATTGTCTTGCTAAACGTCGGTCATTTATTCCCAGTGGCAGGGATGTTGTTCATGGAAAGCCATAGAGATTAAACCTTTTTTGATTCTCATCTGTACGTCTCGGGGCTGATATCACAAAATGTGCATCTGCTTGTTGTAAATGGAAGGTTGGACTGGATGTTTATCTTGGCTGAttgaaaatattgatttgaaaTATCTTTCCATTACACCAAAACCTTACTGGCATGTCGAGATGCAACACAGAAATGTAGGGCGGGCTTTATTTATCTAGTGTGTGAAAACCCACCTCCAGAATCTCATTGAGTGAAATCAGGTCTTCATTTATCACATGTGTGGTGTtctgaaaatacaaacaaaacgTAGTAAGGAGCTCTTAGaagtaacaacacaacaacacaaatgtgcCTGTACACCAGCTGActgaccttcttcttcttcttgtttgtgaTGGAGACATTCTGAGGGAGAGGAGCATGTTTCTCCAGGATTTCCCCCAAAGACTCCATCAACTTTTCCTGGTAGACCTTAATCTTGAGGATTTTTTCCTTGATGTCCTGCAGTACGCTGCAGAATACATACATTAATTTAAGTGTATTTTGAGTAATTAGTTTAATTCTTTTTATATTCTAGCTGTTACCTTTTGTgcgtttttctgttttctaatgTAAATATAACTCACTTGTGGTCTGATAGTTTCTGCTTTTCAATTTGAAGCCTCTCTGCATGTTCAGTGGCGGCAAAcaacaccttcttcttctcttctagCCACTTCtcttcactgaaaaaaaaaacaaaagcacaaaactttcggaacagagaaaaacaaaaggaacagTCTctcctgttcacacctggaaaCTATTTATAAGCTCAGAGGAAAGACAGTAAGTTAGGGAACGCCTGCAGCGTAACTAAAAGTCTACATACAGCGTTTTAGTCTCCCTCAGGTTGTCTCTTCTGGCCTCACAGCAAGAAACAACCATCTCAAGTTCAGAGCACAGCTTGACCATCTGCAGGAAACAAAGTGGAGCAATATTGCCTAAGTATTGAATGGAATTTGGCATTTCAGTAAGACATATTCTACATGCTGCCTTTTATCTAAATGTACCTCCTCTTTTCCAGCTTGAAGTAAAATTTCAGAATTTTCTGCCAGCACTGGAagagccaaaataaataaatagaaacacacaTGAGAAGGAAATCAACATTTAAGATCATACATCATATAAtgtattaaatacatttcagtttgtgtAGACGTATGTAAAGTTTTACATTATTGCTATGGCTTTCAACACAGTATGAATGAGGACTTACATTTCGGCTCCACTGTCAGCCACTGCTTCAGTTCAGCTTCTGTTGCCAACAGTCTATTAACTGACTATTAGAGATGAATATGCACAATGCACAAaaattacatatatacatacacatacataagGTTAATAATTACGAATCCCAATGAAGAGCCCTGAGTAGATATCTAAGACTccaagtaaagtaaagtaaaaggaGTGCCACATTTAttctcagtctgtttttaatagatattttaattgaaaatagATTAAGTGAACTGATTGATCCGGTGCTCAGTTGGATGGATTAAATGTAGAGAACAAATTCCTTGTTATGTACATGACCAGTGAAGCTGATTTGATCGGACATATGGCTGCACTAACTATAAACTAAATAAGAGTTTCACTTGCTTCCATAAAAAGGTTTGTGAGAGTTTGAATTATGAATAATGTAAGTGATGGACATGTTTGGAACTTTGTGCAAACACCACAACCAAAATATCTGACTAAGTGAACAGTTTTATGAtctttgagatatttcagtcaaGGCTTTCCACGTTAGTAGCATCTATACGATGAACCAGAAAAGGTGTCTTAAGTCTATAAATGTAGACTTGAAGGCCAGCCCAACTTTCACGGCCCACAAAATAGTTTGTAGCAGCAGAAGGTAAGCCCTGAGACACATACGGAACAACCACCTCACCTGTTCCTGTGGATTCTCACAGAAATCCGGTTCACACAGGATGATCTCATTCTGAAgctttaaca
The nucleotide sequence above comes from Mugil cephalus isolate CIBA_MC_2020 chromosome 2, CIBA_Mcephalus_1.1, whole genome shotgun sequence. Encoded proteins:
- the cenpk gene encoding centromere protein K, with the protein product MDEVKDGGQAAPPLSEAARSELLEMCEDQFAQLEKLQNEIILCEPDFCENPQEQSVNRLLATEAELKQWLTVEPKLLAENSEILLQAGKEEMVKLCSELEMVVSCCEARRDNLRETKTLEEKWLEEKKKVLFAATEHAERLQIEKQKLSDHNVLQDIKEKILKIKVYQEKLMESLGEILEKHAPLPQNVSITNKKKKKNTTHVINEDLISLNEILEVLMNKVLNSPHDPYVTIDDTFWPPYVEMLLRYGIAVRHQENNFKIRLETFF